The following proteins are encoded in a genomic region of Spirosoma sp. SC4-14:
- a CDS encoding SusC/RagA family TonB-linked outer membrane protein: protein MLAQAPQGMNTLFLNAPFGGWGLSIQMKKMFIPLSLWMAGTAAFSLPTVTAAQLLSRAQSRPEHSVPDVRPGRARTLKKVLNDLEKRYKVNFAYDESLLSGRLTETEPDGSTLDQILTQLLAEQGLRYQKIKENLYVIQPAPRKEPTPINPPVAPDETRPVTYSEPTVVRRITGQITDETNAGLPGASILEKGTNNGTTTDANGNFTLTVSDAATTLVVSSVGYKNQEVPLGTDNTITVKLTPDDRTLDEVVVIGYQTVRKRDLTGANDVVSVTQSSKVTANSLAESIQGLSPGVTVRNSGVPGQQASIQIRGVASFLNTDPLYIIDGMIADANPTVNTDDIESIQILKDASAAAIYGSRAANGVVIITTKQGKEGPIKVSFSGKYGIQQVYKRWNLTDASGFAALQRQQYQNAGQTPPASVATGTFNPTINTDWQDQVLRTGNLQDYNLTLSGGTKTGTYLISGSYFNNTGYVTGSSFDRASLRINTRSQIGRFTFGENAVLTNSNVQNFPAGNPIYDMAGMLPVIPVQDPRYVNASNPGGYGIGTNPDAVTYYYNPVAVRDLASNKSNFAKMVGNAYLDIKLTDWLTYRANAGLEVSFDYTQNLRKLGTYQYSASPVPSSVSEDRSRYLSLLFEHTLNFNKTLGAHSVNGVLGISQQTTRRDITSGSRTNLGYAGGQYFTTINAATGISNSAGSTPDDYRILGYIGRINYAYNDKYLLTLTGRVDQDSRFGSNYRTGFFPSVAGAWRISKESFFHVNWITDLKLNASYGKLGIVVPTLGSFPYTAFINSNPRAIFGVDQTPNVGAYQAQLANPDLRWEERIQQNYGVSASFLNNRISTEINVYNSLSNDAILNLTVPGYLGNLRGNPYVNTASIRNRGVEFSATYRNKEHALKWDVSGNFTTIKNRVENVGNQGQNINYIQSGNTRSQVGLPVGQWYVLKTAGIFQSQEEINNYKGPNGTPIQPYAKPGDIKYVDTNGDGQITQNDDRQFVSSPWPKVQAGAQFNASYGQFSLNVQLTGVFGYTVYNDVRRSLDTYQLTNFRRDVSPWSSSNTNTSDPRISLEAGDQGIVSNNFAYTDRWLENASYVRMRNIELGYSLPSVLLNRLNVRNARVFISGQNLFTITKYSGLDPDVTGANIQERGVDNGHWPSPRVISVGVNCDF, encoded by the coding sequence ATGCTCGCACAAGCACCCCAAGGCATGAATACACTGTTTCTAAACGCCCCCTTCGGGGGTTGGGGGCTTTCTATTCAGATGAAAAAAATGTTTATACCCCTTTCGCTCTGGATGGCAGGAACGGCGGCATTTAGCTTACCAACGGTTACGGCCGCCCAGCTGTTGAGTCGGGCCCAAAGTCGTCCTGAGCATAGTGTACCCGACGTTCGGCCCGGCCGCGCCCGAACGCTGAAAAAAGTATTGAACGACCTCGAAAAACGGTATAAAGTCAATTTTGCCTACGACGAGTCGCTCCTATCGGGCCGCCTGACCGAAACCGAGCCCGACGGCAGCACGCTGGATCAGATACTGACTCAACTACTGGCCGAACAGGGATTACGGTATCAGAAAATAAAGGAGAATCTGTACGTCATTCAGCCTGCGCCCCGTAAAGAACCGACACCCATAAACCCTCCGGTAGCGCCCGACGAAACCCGCCCGGTAACCTACAGCGAACCCACCGTAGTCCGGCGCATAACGGGGCAGATCACCGACGAAACGAACGCGGGTTTACCGGGAGCCAGCATTCTGGAAAAAGGAACAAACAACGGCACAACAACCGACGCCAACGGTAATTTTACGCTGACGGTGAGCGATGCGGCTACTACGCTGGTGGTATCGAGTGTTGGCTACAAAAATCAGGAGGTTCCGCTCGGCACAGACAACACAATTACGGTTAAGCTGACTCCCGACGACCGTACGCTCGACGAAGTAGTGGTGATTGGGTATCAGACCGTTCGCAAACGCGACCTAACCGGGGCCAACGATGTCGTCAGCGTAACCCAATCCAGCAAGGTAACGGCCAATTCGCTCGCCGAGTCGATTCAGGGGCTGTCGCCGGGTGTAACGGTCCGCAATTCGGGCGTACCGGGGCAACAGGCATCCATTCAGATTCGGGGGGTAGCCAGTTTCCTGAATACCGATCCATTGTATATCATCGACGGCATGATTGCCGACGCTAACCCTACGGTCAATACCGATGATATCGAGTCGATCCAGATTCTGAAAGATGCGTCGGCAGCCGCTATTTATGGTTCGCGGGCCGCCAATGGCGTCGTTATCATTACAACCAAACAGGGTAAGGAAGGACCGATAAAGGTTTCGTTTTCAGGAAAATATGGCATCCAGCAGGTTTACAAACGCTGGAACCTTACGGATGCCTCCGGTTTTGCGGCCCTTCAACGGCAACAGTATCAGAACGCGGGCCAAACCCCACCAGCCAGCGTTGCTACGGGTACCTTCAATCCCACTATCAATACCGACTGGCAGGATCAGGTGTTGCGAACGGGCAATCTTCAGGACTATAACCTAACGCTATCGGGCGGAACAAAAACCGGAACCTATCTGATTTCGGGCAGCTATTTTAACAACACGGGCTACGTCACTGGCAGCAGCTTCGACCGGGCCAGCCTGCGCATAAACACCCGTAGTCAGATCGGCCGGTTTACGTTCGGCGAAAATGCGGTACTGACGAACTCTAATGTGCAGAATTTTCCGGCGGGTAACCCGATCTATGACATGGCCGGTATGCTGCCCGTTATTCCGGTACAGGACCCCCGCTATGTAAATGCCAGCAATCCGGGCGGCTACGGTATCGGCACTAACCCCGATGCCGTCACGTACTACTACAACCCGGTAGCCGTTCGCGATCTGGCCAGTAACAAGAGCAATTTTGCCAAAATGGTTGGCAATGCTTATCTCGACATCAAGCTAACCGACTGGTTAACCTACCGCGCCAACGCCGGTCTGGAAGTGAGTTTCGATTACACACAGAACCTGCGGAAGTTGGGTACCTATCAGTATAGTGCTTCGCCCGTGCCCAGTTCGGTTAGCGAAGATCGGTCCCGCTACCTGAGCCTGCTGTTCGAACATACGCTGAACTTCAACAAAACGTTGGGGGCGCATAGCGTCAATGGAGTGTTGGGGATTAGCCAGCAAACAACCCGCCGGGATATTACGTCGGGGTCGCGAACCAATCTCGGCTACGCGGGTGGACAGTATTTCACTACGATCAATGCCGCCACGGGTATCTCGAATTCGGCCGGCAGCACGCCCGACGACTACCGGATTCTGGGGTATATTGGCCGGATCAACTACGCTTATAACGACAAATATCTGCTCACGCTTACGGGCCGGGTCGATCAGGATTCGCGGTTTGGGAGTAACTATCGTACGGGCTTCTTCCCATCGGTGGCGGGTGCCTGGCGCATCAGCAAAGAGTCGTTCTTCCACGTAAACTGGATTACGGATCTGAAACTGAATGCTTCCTACGGAAAATTGGGCATTGTTGTGCCGACGCTTGGGTCGTTCCCGTACACCGCTTTTATCAACAGCAACCCCAGAGCTATCTTCGGTGTCGATCAAACCCCCAATGTAGGCGCTTACCAGGCACAGTTGGCAAACCCCGATTTGCGCTGGGAAGAACGGATTCAGCAGAACTACGGCGTATCGGCCAGTTTCCTGAACAACCGCATCAGCACCGAAATCAACGTTTATAACTCGTTATCGAACGATGCCATTCTGAACCTGACCGTACCGGGCTATCTGGGTAATCTGCGTGGCAATCCCTATGTCAACACTGCCTCTATCCGCAACCGGGGTGTCGAATTCTCGGCCACCTATCGAAATAAAGAACATGCGTTGAAATGGGATGTATCGGGCAACTTCACTACCATTAAAAACCGGGTCGAAAACGTTGGCAATCAGGGGCAGAATATCAACTACATCCAGAGTGGCAACACACGCTCGCAGGTTGGCCTGCCCGTTGGTCAGTGGTATGTGCTGAAAACGGCGGGAATTTTCCAGAGTCAGGAAGAAATCAACAACTACAAGGGCCCCAATGGCACGCCCATTCAACCCTATGCCAAACCCGGCGATATTAAGTATGTCGACACCAATGGCGATGGCCAGATTACGCAAAACGACGACCGGCAGTTTGTGTCGTCGCCCTGGCCGAAAGTGCAGGCGGGTGCGCAATTTAACGCGTCCTATGGCCAGTTTAGCCTGAATGTTCAGTTAACCGGCGTGTTTGGTTATACGGTGTATAACGATGTACGGCGCAGTCTGGATACCTACCAGCTCACCAATTTCCGGCGGGATGTCAGTCCCTGGTCGTCCAGCAATACGAACACCAGCGACCCACGCATCAGTCTCGAAGCGGGCGATCAGGGTATTGTGTCCAACAATTTTGCTTATACGGATCGCTGGCTGGAAAATGCCTCCTATGTGCGGATGCGTAATATCGAGTTGGGCTACTCGCTCCCAAGTGTGCTCCTCAACCGCCTGAACGTGCGCAATGCCCGTGTGTTTATCAGCGGTCAGAACTTGTTTACCATAACCAAATACAGTGGTCTTGATCCCGATGTTACGGGTGCCAATATTCAGGAGCGCGGTGTCGACAATGGACACTGGCCTTCGCCACGGGTCATTTCGGTGGGTGTCAACTGCGATTTTTAA
- a CDS encoding RagB/SusD family nutrient uptake outer membrane protein, translated as MKKIVISLTVAAITFLTGCNRSLDIVNPNQVTTQSFWKTADDALAGVNAVYSTMHRGGISRWMPFYYIIHSDEGRSQSPATDIVNNMDQFLVTDYNYGNAYAVWNDNYIGINRANQVIDNVPNIQMDATLRNRFLGEAKFLRAMYYYHLVTLWGNVPLLLKTPVVGDKPNSATIAEVWAQIEKDLTEATSLLPASYGSADLGRATKGAAYALLARAQMQQRKYTEALTPLQWLVEGDGKSIYALMPNYRDNFLSTTENNKESIFEWQFQTNPSEYTDDDTETPNQNYGTSLAQFFGPSGIGWSDGEAQRWPTREFYEKTTTGNRDPRLEASFLFDSTDVRGPDFTMIYGQTFTQRYGKDNKRVWFRKFQNDATKNEEGYRSPNNWRYIRYADVLLMYAEALNATGKTAQAYPYVDQVRQRAGLEKLSVVKPGLSQDQFLNQLKHERITELSGEGIRWNDLARWGDLGPQLASRDAAFSTFVKGKSELLPIPQLDRDLNPNLVQNPNY; from the coding sequence ATGAAAAAAATAGTTATTTCGCTAACCGTTGCCGCCATCACGTTTCTGACGGGCTGCAACCGAAGCCTCGACATCGTCAACCCGAATCAGGTAACCACTCAGTCGTTCTGGAAAACAGCCGACGATGCTCTGGCGGGTGTTAATGCCGTCTATAGTACCATGCACCGGGGCGGCATTTCGCGCTGGATGCCCTTCTATTACATTATCCACTCCGACGAAGGCCGCAGCCAGAGCCCGGCAACGGATATTGTCAATAATATGGATCAGTTTCTGGTTACCGACTACAATTATGGCAACGCTTATGCCGTCTGGAACGATAATTACATCGGCATAAACCGGGCGAATCAGGTAATCGACAATGTGCCGAACATCCAGATGGATGCTACGCTCAGGAATCGTTTTCTGGGCGAAGCCAAATTCCTAAGGGCGATGTATTACTACCACCTGGTTACGTTGTGGGGAAATGTTCCGCTGTTACTGAAAACACCGGTCGTGGGCGATAAACCCAACTCGGCAACAATAGCCGAGGTATGGGCGCAAATCGAAAAAGACCTGACCGAGGCCACTTCACTGCTACCTGCGTCATACGGCTCAGCCGACCTGGGCCGGGCAACCAAAGGGGCGGCCTATGCCCTACTGGCCCGCGCTCAGATGCAGCAACGCAAATACACCGAAGCGCTGACTCCGCTGCAATGGCTCGTTGAAGGCGACGGAAAAAGCATCTATGCGCTGATGCCCAACTACCGCGATAATTTCCTGTCGACAACCGAGAACAATAAGGAATCGATATTTGAGTGGCAATTTCAAACGAATCCTTCGGAGTATACCGACGACGACACCGAAACGCCCAACCAGAACTACGGCACGTCGTTAGCCCAGTTTTTCGGACCAAGCGGTATAGGCTGGTCGGATGGTGAAGCCCAGCGCTGGCCAACCCGCGAGTTCTACGAGAAAACGACAACCGGAAACCGCGACCCGCGCCTGGAAGCTTCTTTCCTGTTCGACTCGACCGATGTGCGCGGCCCCGACTTTACGATGATCTACGGGCAAACCTTCACCCAGCGCTATGGCAAAGACAACAAGCGCGTATGGTTCCGTAAGTTTCAGAACGACGCCACCAAAAACGAAGAAGGCTACCGTTCGCCCAACAACTGGCGCTACATCCGCTATGCCGATGTGTTGCTTATGTATGCCGAAGCCCTCAACGCAACCGGCAAAACGGCGCAGGCTTACCCCTACGTCGATCAGGTTCGGCAGCGGGCAGGTCTGGAAAAACTGTCGGTAGTGAAACCCGGTTTGTCGCAGGATCAGTTTCTGAATCAGTTGAAACATGAGCGGATTACCGAACTGTCGGGCGAAGGCATCCGCTGGAACGATCTGGCCCGCTGGGGCGATCTGGGACCGCAACTGGCAAGTCGGGATGCGGCTTTTTCGACCTTTGTTAAAGGCAAAAGTGAGCTACTGCCCATCCCGCAACTCGATCGGGATCTAAACCCGAATTTGGTTCAGAACCCGAATTATTGA
- a CDS encoding glycoside hydrolase family 43 protein, translating into MMKTTLFLLLIVLYGCQSPEKPDPTPPVTSVDTTGKFQNPLLSPAPDPWVTYKDGVYYVMHTTGNSLRIYKTTAMSRLSQARAVTVWTPPATGPNSRDIWAPELVYLNNKWYIYYAADNNGVDATHRMFVLENEAADPTQGTWIDKGQLTLPDNKWAIDGTALQLNGQLYFAWSGWETDLGGQQNIYICKLTNPYTPEGPRVRLSTPELAWEKNGFGVNEGPEFLVHNNKVFLIYSASFCGTDLYALGQLSAATNSDLLNSASWTKSQNPVFGPKAGDGTFSVGHNSFFTTPDGNQNWLVYHANPASGQGCGDKRSLRMQPFGWKADGSPDFGTPASLTDWLKRPSGE; encoded by the coding sequence ATGATGAAAACTACGCTGTTTCTTCTTCTTATCGTCCTGTATGGCTGTCAATCGCCGGAAAAACCAGATCCAACGCCCCCGGTTACGTCGGTCGATACGACTGGAAAGTTCCAGAATCCGCTTCTATCCCCCGCCCCCGATCCCTGGGTTACCTATAAAGATGGGGTTTACTACGTAATGCACACAACGGGCAATAGCCTGCGCATTTATAAAACAACCGCCATGAGTCGGCTCAGTCAGGCCAGGGCCGTTACCGTCTGGACGCCCCCCGCAACCGGTCCTAACTCCCGCGACATCTGGGCTCCCGAACTGGTATATCTGAACAATAAGTGGTATATCTACTACGCAGCCGACAATAATGGCGTCGATGCCACCCATCGGATGTTTGTACTCGAAAACGAAGCCGCCGACCCAACGCAGGGTACCTGGATCGACAAAGGCCAGCTTACTCTTCCCGACAACAAATGGGCAATCGATGGCACCGCACTCCAGCTTAACGGTCAGCTCTATTTTGCGTGGTCGGGCTGGGAAACGGATCTGGGCGGTCAGCAGAATATTTATATCTGCAAGCTGACGAATCCGTATACGCCCGAAGGACCACGCGTTCGTTTATCGACGCCCGAACTGGCCTGGGAAAAGAACGGATTTGGGGTCAACGAGGGACCGGAGTTCCTGGTCCACAACAATAAGGTTTTTCTGATTTATTCGGCCAGTTTTTGCGGCACCGACCTTTACGCACTTGGCCAACTCTCGGCGGCCACTAACAGCGACTTACTCAATTCAGCCTCCTGGACCAAATCGCAAAACCCGGTTTTTGGCCCCAAAGCAGGCGACGGCACCTTTAGCGTTGGCCATAATAGTTTTTTCACAACGCCCGATGGCAACCAGAACTGGCTGGTGTATCATGCCAACCCTGCATCGGGGCAGGGTTGTGGCGACAAGCGGTCTCTACGGATGCAACCGTTCGGCTGGAAAGCCGATGGCTCCCCCGATTTTGGCACACCTGCTTCGTTAACCGACTGGCTCAAACGCCCCAGTGGCGAGTAA
- a CDS encoding 4a-hydroxytetrahydrobiopterin dehydratase, with protein MWQEQDNQLTREFTFADFSEAFAFMTRVALLAEKMDHHPWWSNVYNKVTIKLSTHDAGNVVTGKDRKLAEAIGQLIAG; from the coding sequence ATGTGGCAGGAACAGGATAATCAACTCACACGCGAGTTTACGTTCGCGGATTTTTCGGAAGCCTTCGCGTTTATGACGCGGGTGGCGCTGCTGGCCGAGAAAATGGATCATCATCCGTGGTGGTCGAATGTCTATAACAAGGTGACAATCAAACTGTCGACCCACGATGCGGGTAATGTAGTGACCGGAAAAGACCGGAAACTAGCCGAGGCCATCGGCCAATTGATTGCGGGCTAA